The following coding sequences lie in one Hippopotamus amphibius kiboko isolate mHipAmp2 chromosome 17, mHipAmp2.hap2, whole genome shotgun sequence genomic window:
- the MRPL27 gene encoding 39S ribosomal protein L27, mitochondrial: MALAVLALRTRIAVTALLSPPQAAAVAVRYASKKTGGSSKNLGGKSPGKRFGIRKMEGHYVHAGNILATQRHFRWHPGAHVGLGKKKYLYALEEGVVRYTKEVYVPSPSNLEAVDLVNRLPEGAVLYKTFVHVVPAKPEGTFKLVAML; this comes from the exons ATGGCGTTGGCGGTGCTGGCGCTGAGGACGCGGATAGCTG TTACAGCCCTGCTGAGCCCCCCTCAGGCTGCAGCTGTTGCTGTCAGATATGCATCCAAGAAGACAGGTGGCAGCTCCAAGAACCTCGGTGGAAAGTCACCAGGCAAACGCTTTGGCATCAGGAAAATGGAGG GTCACTATGTTCATGCTGGCAACATCCTTGCGACTCAGCGCCACTTCCGCTGGCACCCAGGTGCCCAT gtggggctggggaagaaGAAGTACCTGTATGCTCTGGAGGAGGGGGTAGTCCGCTACACTAAGGAGGTCTACGTGCCCAGTCCCAGCAACTTGGAGGCTGTGGATCTGGTCAACAGGCTGCCCGAGGGGGCTGTGCTCTACAAGACTTTCGTCCACGTGGTTCCTGCAAAGCCCGAGGGCACCTTCAAACTG
- the EME1 gene encoding crossover junction endonuclease EME1 isoform X3: MAVKKSSLPLESSESDSEELPTFAFLKREPSSTKRRQPQKEEKIVVVDTSDSEASCPPSPKLKDPPPVPETAETVTQTEPVRVLSSGSEGEEEFIPLAERLTCKFLTHKQMSPEDSSSPVKRVLDHQNNEEASRDWQNQPFTKIRDIPLRDASERCASSNKDPKVDSMCPQLPAYQTTCSVQSNRLTVTETNAEVPPPQKRTKHNQKVQKRGSQGCQQQEQASQKEGAQRQQERKKKAALVNRLKAQRPEECLKHIVVLLDPVLLQMEGGGQLLGALQSMECCCVIEAQAVPCSITWRRRAGPTEDGEEGWVEEPMVLVLLLAEAFVSMIYNFKQGSLGSTEEGKETLRSFVTDITARTAGKALSLAIVDLEKCFSAPNPPRRRKQGVANREQAKEKKKQRQTEANTVAMVTRVDMEEALVDLQLHTEAQARIVQSWKELADLACTFTKAVAEAPFKKLRDQTSFSFCLESDWAGGAKVDRSGRGLALVWRRQIQQLNRVSLEMASAIVDAYPSPQLLIQAYKRCFSEQERQNLLADIQVRRGEGVTATSRRVGPELSRRIYLQMTALQPDLSLDSTD, encoded by the exons ATGGCCGTAAAGAAGTCATCACTCCCACTGGAATCCAGTGAGAGTGACTCTGAGGAGTTGCCAACCTTTGCTTTTCTGAAGAGGGAACCATCTTCAACAAAGAGAAGGCAGCCTCAGAAGGAGGAGAAGATTGTCGTGGTTGACACCTCAGATTCTGAGGCCTCCTGTCCTCCATCACCAAAATTGAAAGATCCACCACCTGTTCCAGAGACAGCTGAAACTGTCACACAGACAGAGCCAGTCAGGGTGCTAAGCAGTGGAAGTGAGGGTGAGGAGGAATTTATTCCCCTGGCTGAGAGACTGACTTGTAAGTTTTTGACCCATAAGCAGATGAGCCCTGAGGACTCCAGCTCCCCAGTTAAAAGGGTTTTGGATCATCAAAATAATGAAGAAGCGTCACGTGACTGGCAAAACCAGCCCTTTACAAAGATCCGTGATATTCCCCTCCGTGacgcctcagagaggtgtgcatCAAGTAACAAGGACCCTAAGGTAGACAGTATGTGCCCTCAGCTGCCAGCATACCAAACTACGTGCTCTGTCCAGAGCAACAGATTGACAGTAACTGAAACAAATGCTGAGGTACCCCCACCTCAGAAGAGAACCAAACATAATCAGAAGGTCCAGAAGAGAGGCTCACAGGGATGCCAGCAGCAGGAACAAGCAAGCCAAAAGGAAGGTGCCCAGAGGcaacaggaaaggaagaagaaggcaGCCCTGGTTAACAGGCTGAAAGCTCAGAGGCCAGAGGAATGCTTAAAGCACATTGTTGTGCTGCTGGATCCAG TGCTCTTACAGATGGAAGGTGGGGGCCAGCTCCTCGGAGCACTGCAGTCCATGGAGTGCTGCTGTGTGATTGAGGCGCAGGCCGTGCCTTGCAGCATCACATGGAGGAGAAGGGCTGGGCCCACTGAG GATGGAGAGGAGGGCTGGGTGGAGGAGCCAATGGTTCTGGTGCTGCTCCTGGCAGAGGCGTTTGTGTCCATGATCTACAACTTCAAGCAG GGAAGTCTGGGCAGCactgaggaagggaaggaaacactTCGGAGCTTTGTCACTGACATCACGGCAAGGACAGCTGGGAAAGCTCTGTCACTGGCGATTGTGGATCTGGAGAAATGCTTCAG TGCTCCGAATCCTCCAAGGAGAAGGAAACAGGGAGTGGCAAATAGAGAACAGGCCAAGGAGAAGAAGAAGCAGAGACAAACAGAGGCCAACACAGTGGCCATGGTGACCAGGGTAGACATGGAAGAG GCATTGGTAGATCTGCAGCTACACACAGAAGCCCAGGCTCGAATTGTGCAGAGCTGGAAAGAGCTGGCCGACTTGGCGTGCACGTTCACAAAGGCTGTGGCTGAGGCGCCCTTCAA GAAGCTCCGAGATCAAACTAGTTTCTCCTTCTGCCTGGAGAGTGACTGGGCTGGAGGGGCAAAGGTGGACCGTTCTGGCAGGGGGCTTGCCCTGGTCTGGAGGAGACAGATTCAGCAGCTGAACCGAGTCAGCCTGGAAATGGCCAGTGCCATTGTGGACGCCTACCCCTCCCCACAGCTCCTGATCCAG GCTTATAAGCGGTGTTTTTCTGAGCAAGAACGCCAGAATTTGCTCGCAGACATACAGGTGCGCCGTGGGGAAGGTGTGACAGCCACCTCCCGCCGTGTTGGACCAGAGCTCTCCAGGCGTATCTACCTTCAGATGACAGCTTTGCAGCCAGATCTCTCTTTAGACAGTACAGACTGA
- the EME1 gene encoding crossover junction endonuclease EME1 isoform X1, with protein MAVKKSSLPLESSESDSEELPTFAFLKREPSSTKRRQPQKEEKIVVVDTSDSEASCPPSPKLKDPPPVPETAETVTQTEPVRVLSSGSEGEEEFIPLAERLTCKFLTHKQMSPEDSSSPVKRVLDHQNNEEASRDWQNQPFTKIRDIPLRDASERCASSNKDPKVDSMCPQLPAYQTTCSVQSNRLTVTETNAEVPPPQKRTKHNQKVQKRGSQGCQQQEQASQKEGAQRQQERKKKAALVNRLKAQRPEECLKHIVVLLDPVLLQMEGGGQLLGALQSMECCCVIEAQAVPCSITWRRRAGPTEDGEEGWVEEPMVLVLLLAEAFVSMIYNFKQVDTARRGSLGSTEEGKETLRSFVTDITARTAGKALSLAIVDLEKCFSAPNPPRRRKQGVANREQAKEKKKQRQTEANTVAMVTRVDMEEALVDLQLHTEAQARIVQSWKELADLACTFTKAVAEAPFKKLRDQTSFSFCLESDWAGGAKVDRSGRGLALVWRRQIQQLNRVSLEMASAIVDAYPSPQLLIQAYKRCFSEQERQNLLADIQVRRGEGVTATSRRVGPELSRRIYLQMTALQPDLSLDSTD; from the exons ATGGCCGTAAAGAAGTCATCACTCCCACTGGAATCCAGTGAGAGTGACTCTGAGGAGTTGCCAACCTTTGCTTTTCTGAAGAGGGAACCATCTTCAACAAAGAGAAGGCAGCCTCAGAAGGAGGAGAAGATTGTCGTGGTTGACACCTCAGATTCTGAGGCCTCCTGTCCTCCATCACCAAAATTGAAAGATCCACCACCTGTTCCAGAGACAGCTGAAACTGTCACACAGACAGAGCCAGTCAGGGTGCTAAGCAGTGGAAGTGAGGGTGAGGAGGAATTTATTCCCCTGGCTGAGAGACTGACTTGTAAGTTTTTGACCCATAAGCAGATGAGCCCTGAGGACTCCAGCTCCCCAGTTAAAAGGGTTTTGGATCATCAAAATAATGAAGAAGCGTCACGTGACTGGCAAAACCAGCCCTTTACAAAGATCCGTGATATTCCCCTCCGTGacgcctcagagaggtgtgcatCAAGTAACAAGGACCCTAAGGTAGACAGTATGTGCCCTCAGCTGCCAGCATACCAAACTACGTGCTCTGTCCAGAGCAACAGATTGACAGTAACTGAAACAAATGCTGAGGTACCCCCACCTCAGAAGAGAACCAAACATAATCAGAAGGTCCAGAAGAGAGGCTCACAGGGATGCCAGCAGCAGGAACAAGCAAGCCAAAAGGAAGGTGCCCAGAGGcaacaggaaaggaagaagaaggcaGCCCTGGTTAACAGGCTGAAAGCTCAGAGGCCAGAGGAATGCTTAAAGCACATTGTTGTGCTGCTGGATCCAG TGCTCTTACAGATGGAAGGTGGGGGCCAGCTCCTCGGAGCACTGCAGTCCATGGAGTGCTGCTGTGTGATTGAGGCGCAGGCCGTGCCTTGCAGCATCACATGGAGGAGAAGGGCTGGGCCCACTGAG GATGGAGAGGAGGGCTGGGTGGAGGAGCCAATGGTTCTGGTGCTGCTCCTGGCAGAGGCGTTTGTGTCCATGATCTACAACTTCAAGCAGGTGGACACAGCCAGAAGG GGAAGTCTGGGCAGCactgaggaagggaaggaaacactTCGGAGCTTTGTCACTGACATCACGGCAAGGACAGCTGGGAAAGCTCTGTCACTGGCGATTGTGGATCTGGAGAAATGCTTCAG TGCTCCGAATCCTCCAAGGAGAAGGAAACAGGGAGTGGCAAATAGAGAACAGGCCAAGGAGAAGAAGAAGCAGAGACAAACAGAGGCCAACACAGTGGCCATGGTGACCAGGGTAGACATGGAAGAG GCATTGGTAGATCTGCAGCTACACACAGAAGCCCAGGCTCGAATTGTGCAGAGCTGGAAAGAGCTGGCCGACTTGGCGTGCACGTTCACAAAGGCTGTGGCTGAGGCGCCCTTCAA GAAGCTCCGAGATCAAACTAGTTTCTCCTTCTGCCTGGAGAGTGACTGGGCTGGAGGGGCAAAGGTGGACCGTTCTGGCAGGGGGCTTGCCCTGGTCTGGAGGAGACAGATTCAGCAGCTGAACCGAGTCAGCCTGGAAATGGCCAGTGCCATTGTGGACGCCTACCCCTCCCCACAGCTCCTGATCCAG GCTTATAAGCGGTGTTTTTCTGAGCAAGAACGCCAGAATTTGCTCGCAGACATACAGGTGCGCCGTGGGGAAGGTGTGACAGCCACCTCCCGCCGTGTTGGACCAGAGCTCTCCAGGCGTATCTACCTTCAGATGACAGCTTTGCAGCCAGATCTCTCTTTAGACAGTACAGACTGA
- the EME1 gene encoding crossover junction endonuclease EME1 isoform X2, which yields MAVKKSSLPLESSESDSEELPTFAFLKREPSSTKRRQPQKEEKIVVVDTSDSEASCPPSPKLKDPPPVPETAETVTQTEPVRVLSSGSEGEEEFIPLAERLTCKFLTHKQMSPEDSSSPVKRVLDHQNNEEASRDWQNQPFTKIRDIPLRDASERCASSNKDPKVDSMCPQLPAYQTTCSVQSNRLTVTETNAEVPPPQKRTKHNQKVQKRGSQGCQQQEQASQKEGAQRQQERKKKAALVNRLKAQRPEECLKHIVVLLDPVLLQMEGGGQLLGALQSMECCCVIEAQAVPCSITWRRRAGPTEDGEEGWVEEPMVLVLLLAEAFVSMIYNFKQVDTARRGSLGSTEEGKETLRSFVTDITARTAGKALSLAIVDLEKCFSAPNPPRRRKQGVANREQAKEKKKQRQTEANTVAMVTRVDMEEALVDLQLHTEAQARIVQSWKELADLACTFTKAVAEAPFKKLRDQTSFSFCLESDWAGGAKVDRSGRGLALVWRRQIQQLNRVSLEMASAIVDAYPSPQLLIQGTLTKEQRSLTKRRSQVPNGSHLMMAGRSDTKNRLCPAEPNSIGIQAPRLGGSRC from the exons ATGGCCGTAAAGAAGTCATCACTCCCACTGGAATCCAGTGAGAGTGACTCTGAGGAGTTGCCAACCTTTGCTTTTCTGAAGAGGGAACCATCTTCAACAAAGAGAAGGCAGCCTCAGAAGGAGGAGAAGATTGTCGTGGTTGACACCTCAGATTCTGAGGCCTCCTGTCCTCCATCACCAAAATTGAAAGATCCACCACCTGTTCCAGAGACAGCTGAAACTGTCACACAGACAGAGCCAGTCAGGGTGCTAAGCAGTGGAAGTGAGGGTGAGGAGGAATTTATTCCCCTGGCTGAGAGACTGACTTGTAAGTTTTTGACCCATAAGCAGATGAGCCCTGAGGACTCCAGCTCCCCAGTTAAAAGGGTTTTGGATCATCAAAATAATGAAGAAGCGTCACGTGACTGGCAAAACCAGCCCTTTACAAAGATCCGTGATATTCCCCTCCGTGacgcctcagagaggtgtgcatCAAGTAACAAGGACCCTAAGGTAGACAGTATGTGCCCTCAGCTGCCAGCATACCAAACTACGTGCTCTGTCCAGAGCAACAGATTGACAGTAACTGAAACAAATGCTGAGGTACCCCCACCTCAGAAGAGAACCAAACATAATCAGAAGGTCCAGAAGAGAGGCTCACAGGGATGCCAGCAGCAGGAACAAGCAAGCCAAAAGGAAGGTGCCCAGAGGcaacaggaaaggaagaagaaggcaGCCCTGGTTAACAGGCTGAAAGCTCAGAGGCCAGAGGAATGCTTAAAGCACATTGTTGTGCTGCTGGATCCAG TGCTCTTACAGATGGAAGGTGGGGGCCAGCTCCTCGGAGCACTGCAGTCCATGGAGTGCTGCTGTGTGATTGAGGCGCAGGCCGTGCCTTGCAGCATCACATGGAGGAGAAGGGCTGGGCCCACTGAG GATGGAGAGGAGGGCTGGGTGGAGGAGCCAATGGTTCTGGTGCTGCTCCTGGCAGAGGCGTTTGTGTCCATGATCTACAACTTCAAGCAGGTGGACACAGCCAGAAGG GGAAGTCTGGGCAGCactgaggaagggaaggaaacactTCGGAGCTTTGTCACTGACATCACGGCAAGGACAGCTGGGAAAGCTCTGTCACTGGCGATTGTGGATCTGGAGAAATGCTTCAG TGCTCCGAATCCTCCAAGGAGAAGGAAACAGGGAGTGGCAAATAGAGAACAGGCCAAGGAGAAGAAGAAGCAGAGACAAACAGAGGCCAACACAGTGGCCATGGTGACCAGGGTAGACATGGAAGAG GCATTGGTAGATCTGCAGCTACACACAGAAGCCCAGGCTCGAATTGTGCAGAGCTGGAAAGAGCTGGCCGACTTGGCGTGCACGTTCACAAAGGCTGTGGCTGAGGCGCCCTTCAA GAAGCTCCGAGATCAAACTAGTTTCTCCTTCTGCCTGGAGAGTGACTGGGCTGGAGGGGCAAAGGTGGACCGTTCTGGCAGGGGGCTTGCCCTGGTCTGGAGGAGACAGATTCAGCAGCTGAACCGAGTCAGCCTGGAAATGGCCAGTGCCATTGTGGACGCCTACCCCTCCCCACAGCTCCTGATCCAG